Proteins from a genomic interval of Acanthochromis polyacanthus isolate Apoly-LR-REF ecotype Palm Island chromosome 24, KAUST_Apoly_ChrSc, whole genome shotgun sequence:
- the LOC127532621 gene encoding ICOS ligand-like, whose amino-acid sequence MSPKETVELLGLLIVFTFTHSSNAQTNIPADLGQDVILPCTVPNNKITAVEWRRPDQDPEYVLFYRDGHLDPDNQHPSYQNRVDLQDKEMKDGNVSLILKNVTMEDNGTFECWVHQGRKKELISTINLEVVEPGDQDGDTGDGGNKDGVLVVFSPPLVTAVMFMLVIGHVGSVIYHERRPHR is encoded by the exons ATGTCGCCGAAGGAAACGGTAGAGCTGCTCGGTCTCCTTATAGTATTTACCTTTACTCATTCATCTAACG CTCAGACAAACATCCCAGCTGATCTTGGACAGGATGTCATCCTACCATGTACAGTTCCCAACAACAAGATCACAGCTGTAGAGTGGAGAAGACCTGATCAGGATCCAGAATATGTTCTGTTCTACAGAGATGGACACTTAGATCCAGACAACCAGCATCCATCTTATCAGAACCGGGTGGATCTGCAGGACAAAGAGATGAAGGATGGAAACGTTTCTCTGATTCTGAAGAATGTGACGATGGAGGACAATGGAACATTCGAGTGTTGGGTTCATCAGGGACGAAAGAAAGAACTCATCAGCACCATCAACCTGGAAGTTGTTGAACCAG gagaccaggatggagatACTGGAGATGGAGGAAACAAGGATGGAGTCCTGGTTGTCTTCAGTCCTCCGCTGGTCACAGCTGTGATGTTTATGTTGGTGATTGGTCATGTTGGTTCTGTGATCTACCATGAACGTCGTCCTCATCGTTGA